TCTGAATCCCCGCCGCCTTCACCGTGTTATAGAGGAGCATCGCGCGCGTCATCGGCCCGACGCCGCCGGGCACGGGCGTGATCGCTCCCGCGACCTCCTTCGCCGACTCGTACTCCATGTCGCCGACCAGCTCGTACCCCTTCTCCGTGTCCGCGTCGACGCGGTTGATCCCCACGTCGATCACGGTCGCCCCCGGCTTCAGCATCGAGCCGTCGACGAACTCCGGGATGCCGGCGGCGGCGACGACGATGTCCGCGCCCGCCAGCTTCGCCTCCAGGTCCTCGGTCCGCGAGTGACAGACCGTCGTCGTCGCGTTCCCGACGGGACTCTTCTGGATCAGCAGGTTCGCCATCGGCTTGCCGACGATGTCGGAGCGGCCGACGACGACCGCGTCCGCTCCCTCCGTCTCCACGTCGTAGGCGTCGAACAGCTTCTGGACGCCGTGCGGGGTACACGGCTTGAACCGGGCGTCGCCCGCGACGAGGCGGCCGACGTTCTCCGGGTGGAAGCCGTCCACGTCCTTCTCCGGGTCGATCCGGCGGAGGACCGTCCGCTTGTCGACGTGGTCCGGCACGGGCATCTGGACTAAGATCCCGTGGACGTCGTCGCGCGCGTTGAGATCGTCTATCGTCTCGTACAGTTCCTCGGCGGGCGCGTCGGCGTCGATCTCGACGTGGATCCCCTC
This genomic stretch from Halorubrum hochsteinianum harbors:
- a CDS encoding bifunctional methylenetetrahydrofolate dehydrogenase/methenyltetrahydrofolate cyclohydrolase, translating into MTETIDGEAVAADVREAVADEVSRLSDAGVEPGLATVLMSDDPASETYVSMKQRDCEEVGIEGIHVEIDADAPAEELYETIDDLNARDDVHGILVQMPVPDHVDKRTVLRRIDPEKDVDGFHPENVGRLVAGDARFKPCTPHGVQKLFDAYDVETEGADAVVVGRSDIVGKPMANLLIQKSPVGNATTTVCHSRTEDLEAKLAGADIVVAAAGIPEFVDGSMLKPGATVIDVGINRVDADTEKGYELVGDMEYESAKEVAGAITPVPGGVGPMTRAMLLYNTVKAAGIQTGVDVDLD